The Paenibacillus sp. YPG26 genome includes a window with the following:
- a CDS encoding HEPN domain-containing protein, which produces MNTAMSIQKQKIDNLFLLIRDIEDEEIHAHWAKYLCVLISGFIENSLRISITEYVQDKSHPNISQYINTNIQRVTNLNTNKISNLLSSFNEEWKKTFITCTSEEERDAINTIVANRHIIAHGKDVGLTLTALKIHYEKVVSAVEKICFNCIVI; this is translated from the coding sequence ATGAATACCGCTATGAGTATCCAAAAACAAAAGATTGATAATCTATTTTTATTAATTAGGGACATAGAAGATGAGGAAATACATGCACATTGGGCTAAATACCTTTGTGTATTGATTTCAGGTTTCATTGAAAATTCTCTTCGGATAAGTATTACTGAGTATGTTCAAGATAAATCACATCCCAATATTTCACAGTATATTAATACCAATATACAACGGGTTACTAATTTAAACACAAACAAAATTAGTAACTTGTTAAGTTCTTTCAATGAAGAATGGAAAAAGACATTTATAACCTGTACTTCAGAAGAAGAAAGAGATGCAATTAACACAATTGTCGCCAACAGGCATATTATTGCTCATGGGAAAGATGTCGGATTAACTTTAACTGCTTTAAAAATACACTATGAAAAAGTAGTTAGCGCTGTAGAAAAAATATGCTTCAATTGCATTGTTATCTAA
- a CDS encoding DEAD/DEAH box helicase family protein, producing MTANFEFLQGQSEYALFANACIEAERVLATAPAMAAVGSRKAFELSVKWVYAADNTITMPYKNNLQSLIHEPTFKFAMENQTWGKLPYIIKLGNLAVHTDKAISRSDAVLSIAALFEFVQWIDYCYGTNYEERHFAEANIPAEKVILDEAKIKEKDSLIEQKDSEIEALRAKIAAMSDRLTAEKTQHQEERHFTPEDISEFRTRKKYIDVDLKLLGWTFGDDVREEVELYGMPNPEGKGYADYVLYGKDGLPLAIIEAKRTSKDPKVGSHQAKLYADCLERMTGRRPMMFTTNGFETNLWDDVTSPQRGVSGIFSKADLEKLMNRRNERKALDEVVIDDNITDRYYQKEAIRAVCDNITTGHRRSLLVMATGTGKTRTASSLTDVLSRGGYVTNTLFLADRTALVKQAKDDFKNYLPDMSLCNLLSNKDDKTGRIVFSTYPTMLNAIDQAKSDDGKRLFTPAHFDLIVVDEAHRSIFKKYRTIFEYFDGIIVGLTATPKTEVDRNTYDFFEMESGVPTYAYPYETAVEIDKVLVPYHNIEITTKFLEQGITYDDLSSEDKARYEEDFTDEDGAMPDFIPSPAVNEFIFNQATVDGVLEDLMTKGIKVAGGDRLGKTIIFAQNKKHAQYIVERFNKLYPQYKGSFAKRIISEDSYAQSIIDDFKVAGKVPHIAVSVDMLDTGIDVPDIVNLVFFKRIRSKTKFWQMIGRGTRLSKNLFGEGEDKTGFVIFDYLGNFEFFRQHKEGLPGNEAQSLSEAIFAKRVRLIHHMQQSAFIDEPYQMIRTEMNETVVQQIKALNTELVSVKMQLKYIEKYIHTSAFICLSDEDKHNLIKYLAPIVYMDDTDEHAKRFDNFMYGLMIAQIEGSAQFNKGRKQLIDVTTKLLQRATMPQIKEKVAFISTIGTDEFWKNSDVLNFEKVRTELRGLVKLIVDVGERSPIYTNLADEVLTVNEGKAMYQAYEFEDYKLKVNRYIEKNRDSLVIHKLRNNIPLTALDYESLEAIFTGELGTAEDYQREFQDTPFGLLVRKIAKLEYEAAMVAFSEFINDQSLSQSQIVFVKKVIDYIVQNGYIDNVSELIKPPFDKPQSFVKLFDGTKQRRLVEMVTQIKENAVRVLG from the coding sequence ATGACTGCAAACTTTGAATTCTTACAGGGACAATCAGAATATGCGTTGTTTGCTAATGCTTGTATTGAAGCTGAGCGGGTGCTTGCTACAGCTCCCGCCATGGCGGCGGTGGGAAGCCGGAAGGCCTTTGAGCTTTCGGTTAAATGGGTTTACGCTGCTGACAACACGATCACCATGCCCTACAAGAATAATTTGCAGTCATTAATTCACGAACCTACCTTTAAATTCGCAATGGAGAACCAGACTTGGGGCAAGCTGCCTTATATTATCAAGCTGGGGAACCTTGCAGTACATACGGACAAAGCAATCAGCCGCAGTGATGCTGTTCTATCAATTGCTGCTCTATTTGAATTCGTGCAGTGGATTGATTATTGCTATGGTACTAACTATGAAGAGCGACATTTTGCTGAAGCCAATATTCCCGCCGAGAAAGTGATTCTCGACGAAGCCAAGATCAAGGAGAAGGATAGCTTAATCGAGCAGAAGGATTCCGAAATTGAGGCTCTGCGTGCCAAAATCGCAGCCATGAGCGATCGGCTTACTGCTGAGAAAACGCAGCATCAGGAAGAGCGCCATTTTACCCCTGAGGATATCTCAGAGTTCCGCACCCGCAAAAAGTATATTGATGTAGACTTGAAGCTGCTTGGCTGGACATTCGGCGATGATGTAAGGGAAGAAGTAGAGCTGTACGGCATGCCTAATCCTGAGGGCAAAGGTTATGCGGATTACGTGCTTTATGGCAAAGACGGACTCCCGCTTGCGATCATTGAAGCCAAACGAACCTCCAAAGATCCGAAGGTCGGAAGCCATCAGGCCAAGCTGTATGCCGATTGCTTAGAGAGAATGACTGGCAGAAGACCGATGATGTTCACCACCAATGGCTTTGAAACCAATCTGTGGGATGATGTAACCTCTCCTCAGCGGGGGGTCAGTGGTATTTTCTCCAAGGCGGATCTGGAGAAACTTATGAACCGCCGGAATGAACGGAAAGCTTTGGACGAGGTAGTCATAGATGACAATATCACAGACCGTTACTACCAGAAGGAAGCCATCCGAGCGGTATGCGACAATATTACAACCGGTCATAGACGATCACTGCTCGTTATGGCAACAGGTACGGGGAAGACAAGAACAGCATCGAGTTTAACCGATGTACTATCCCGTGGAGGTTATGTAACGAACACCTTATTTCTGGCTGATAGAACGGCACTAGTCAAACAGGCCAAAGACGATTTCAAGAATTATTTGCCGGATATGTCTCTATGTAACTTGCTAAGCAATAAGGATGATAAGACGGGCCGAATTGTCTTCTCGACCTATCCGACGATGCTTAATGCCATTGATCAGGCGAAGAGCGATGATGGCAAGCGCCTATTTACTCCTGCTCACTTTGATCTGATTGTAGTGGATGAAGCGCATCGAAGTATTTTCAAGAAATATCGTACGATATTTGAGTATTTTGACGGCATCATTGTGGGTTTGACAGCGACTCCCAAGACGGAGGTTGACCGCAATACATATGATTTCTTCGAGATGGAGAGTGGTGTGCCCACCTATGCCTATCCCTATGAAACGGCCGTGGAGATTGACAAGGTGCTGGTACCTTATCATAACATCGAGATCACAACGAAGTTCCTGGAGCAGGGGATTACCTATGATGATCTGTCCTCAGAGGATAAAGCGCGTTATGAGGAAGATTTTACAGATGAAGACGGGGCAATGCCAGATTTCATTCCATCTCCAGCGGTGAATGAATTTATCTTCAACCAAGCAACCGTGGATGGGGTGCTGGAAGATTTAATGACCAAGGGGATTAAGGTCGCAGGTGGAGATCGGCTCGGAAAGACAATTATTTTTGCTCAAAATAAAAAACACGCTCAGTACATCGTTGAGCGGTTCAATAAGCTGTATCCCCAGTACAAGGGCAGCTTTGCGAAACGAATCATTTCAGAAGACAGTTATGCTCAGAGTATCATTGACGACTTCAAAGTTGCTGGCAAAGTGCCGCATATTGCAGTCTCGGTGGATATGCTGGATACGGGTATTGATGTGCCGGATATCGTGAATTTGGTGTTCTTCAAGCGTATTCGCTCGAAGACGAAGTTCTGGCAGATGATAGGCCGGGGAACCAGGCTGTCCAAGAACTTGTTCGGAGAGGGAGAGGATAAGACGGGCTTTGTGATTTTCGATTACCTTGGAAACTTCGAGTTCTTCCGCCAGCACAAGGAAGGCTTGCCCGGCAACGAAGCTCAAAGTCTATCTGAAGCGATCTTCGCCAAGCGAGTCCGATTGATTCATCACATGCAGCAGTCCGCTTTTATTGATGAACCCTATCAAATGATTCGTACAGAGATGAATGAAACCGTCGTACAGCAGATCAAAGCACTTAATACAGAGCTGGTCTCTGTGAAGATGCAGCTGAAATACATTGAGAAGTATATCCATACAAGTGCGTTTATTTGTTTGTCAGATGAAGATAAGCACAACCTGATCAAATACCTCGCACCCATTGTCTATATGGATGATACAGACGAGCATGCCAAGCGATTTGATAACTTCATGTATGGGCTGATGATCGCCCAGATTGAGGGATCAGCTCAATTCAATAAAGGCAGAAAACAACTGATAGATGTTACTACTAAGCTATTACAGCGTGCTACCATGCCTCAAATTAAAGAAAAAGTGGCCTTTATCAGCACGATCGGAACGGACGAGTTCTGGAAGAACTCGGATGTATTGAATTTTGAGAAGGTACGTACGGAACTTCGTGGTCTAGTGAAGTTAATTGTAGATGTGGGTGAACGGAGCCCGATCTATACGAACCTGGCCGATGAAGTGCTCACGGTTAATGAAGGGAAGGCCATGTACCAGGCCTATGAGTTTGAGGATTACAAGCTGAAGGTCAATCGCTATATTGAGAAGAACCGCGACTCTCTTGTTATTCACAAGCTTCGCAATAACATTCCTCTTACTGCTCTTGATTATGAGAGCTTGGAGGCAATCTTCACAGGGGAGCTTGGCACAGCAGAAGATTATCAGCGAGAATTCCAGGATACGCCGTTCGGTTTGCTTGTACGCAAAATTGCCAAGCTGGAATACGAAGCCGCGATGGTTGCATTCTCTGAATTTATCAACGATCAGTCGCTCAGCCAGTCCCAAATCGTCTTTGTGAAGAAGGTTATTGATTATATCGTGCAGAACGGCTATATCGATAATGTATCTGAATTGATCAAGCCGCCATTTGACAAGCCTCAGAGCTTTGTTAAGTTGTTCGATGGGACGAAACAAAGAAGGCTTGTGGAGATGGTTACGCAGATTAAGGAGAATGCGGTTAGGGTGTTAGGGTAG
- a CDS encoding class I SAM-dependent DNA methyltransferase: protein MLTGEVRNKVDKIWSDIWAGGITNPLTVIEQLTYLMFIRSLDEKELETESFEAISGDVMPKIFPQDEDGQDMRWSKFKTKDSRIIYDIVSTKVFPFIKTMNGANTTAFSRYMQDAMFLVPTPQVLQKMITGLDELYEHDIKNLDMQGDLYEYMLGKLASAGQNGQFRTPKHIRDMMVRLLAPTPNDKICDPACGTAGFLVSSAEFIRENYESDMTSEQWEHFAGDMFAGFDTDRTMLRLSAMNLMLHSINQPHIDYVDSVSKQNNTASAYDIVLANPPFTGTVDAESIHDNLKTVTDTKKTELLFVALFLRILRKGGRCACIVPDGVLFGSTKAHKALRRELVENHQLQAVISMPSGVFKPYAGVSTAVLIFTKTDAGGTNKVWFYDMKADGYSLDDKRSPISANDISDILARFHNLEGEADRQPTEQSFLVDKSVIEAKDYDLSINRYKEVVYEKVEYDTPTVIMDRLDQLNLDIAAKMGELRGLLGE, encoded by the coding sequence ATGCTTACAGGAGAAGTCCGCAACAAGGTTGATAAAATATGGTCAGATATTTGGGCGGGTGGGATTACCAACCCATTAACAGTTATAGAGCAGCTTACCTACTTGATGTTCATTCGTTCCCTCGATGAGAAGGAATTGGAGACAGAGAGCTTTGAAGCCATAAGCGGCGATGTGATGCCGAAGATTTTCCCGCAGGATGAAGATGGACAGGATATGCGTTGGAGCAAGTTTAAAACCAAAGATTCCCGCATCATCTATGATATTGTCAGTACGAAGGTGTTCCCTTTTATTAAAACCATGAATGGAGCCAATACGACTGCCTTCTCACGCTATATGCAGGATGCCATGTTCCTGGTTCCGACCCCACAAGTGTTACAAAAAATGATTACTGGTCTGGACGAGTTGTATGAACACGATATCAAAAACTTGGACATGCAGGGCGATCTCTACGAGTATATGCTTGGTAAATTGGCTTCGGCAGGACAGAACGGCCAGTTCCGAACTCCAAAGCATATCCGTGATATGATGGTGCGCCTACTTGCCCCTACGCCTAATGATAAGATTTGTGACCCTGCCTGCGGTACAGCGGGATTCCTTGTATCTTCAGCTGAATTTATCAGAGAAAACTATGAGTCAGACATGACCAGCGAGCAGTGGGAGCATTTTGCAGGGGACATGTTCGCAGGGTTTGATACCGATAGAACCATGCTGCGTCTTTCGGCCATGAACCTGATGCTTCACTCGATTAACCAGCCTCACATCGACTATGTGGATAGTGTCTCTAAGCAGAACAATACGGCTTCTGCCTATGATATTGTGCTTGCGAATCCTCCTTTTACGGGTACTGTGGATGCTGAAAGTATTCACGATAACCTGAAGACTGTCACAGATACCAAGAAGACAGAGCTTCTGTTCGTGGCACTCTTCTTGCGGATTCTTCGTAAAGGCGGACGTTGCGCATGTATCGTTCCGGATGGCGTGTTGTTCGGTTCCACCAAAGCACATAAAGCTTTGCGTAGAGAACTCGTAGAGAACCACCAGCTTCAGGCCGTTATTTCCATGCCAAGCGGGGTGTTCAAGCCTTATGCGGGCGTCAGCACAGCGGTGCTTATTTTTACAAAGACGGATGCCGGAGGTACAAATAAAGTATGGTTCTATGATATGAAAGCTGATGGATATTCCTTGGATGACAAGCGTTCCCCTATTTCGGCTAACGATATTTCAGATATACTTGCCAGATTCCACAACCTTGAAGGGGAGGCTGATCGCCAGCCTACTGAACAGAGCTTCCTGGTAGATAAGTCTGTAATTGAAGCGAAAGATTATGATCTGTCGATTAATCGGTATAAGGAAGTTGTATATGAGAAGGTGGAGTATGATACGCCTACGGTGATTATGGACAGGCTGGATCAATTGAACCTTGATATTGCTGCCAAGATGGGAGAATTGAGGGGGCTTCTTGGTGAGTAA
- a CDS encoding nuclease-related domain-containing protein has translation MIKKLLAMFKSSNTPNKQAPQKKTTPRKKIEPTRIGELGEHKINIQLDQLPKECKYLSDLLITNPKSRSGYSQIDHLIVSPYALFVIETKNYNGEIKGKKTEKYWSVSNRFKMYNPFMQNYGHIKAIEAQIGEFKNLRYISMISFTMRCRFSVDPELRKINSDELIVYDVELSEFIQRKITRIKAEQPANFLTDTGIVQIYEKLKKANITDPKVRAEHIEKAKKPKA, from the coding sequence ATGATAAAGAAACTACTAGCCATGTTTAAGTCAAGTAATACACCTAATAAGCAAGCACCTCAGAAGAAAACCACCCCGCGCAAAAAGATTGAGCCAACTCGTATAGGCGAGCTAGGTGAGCACAAGATTAATATCCAATTGGATCAACTACCCAAGGAATGCAAATATTTAAGTGATTTATTAATTACTAATCCTAAATCGCGTTCTGGTTATTCCCAGATTGATCATCTTATTGTTTCTCCTTATGCTCTGTTCGTTATTGAAACAAAGAACTACAATGGGGAGATAAAAGGTAAGAAAACCGAGAAGTACTGGAGCGTTAGTAACCGATTCAAAATGTATAATCCCTTCATGCAAAATTATGGACATATTAAAGCCATTGAAGCTCAGATAGGCGAGTTTAAGAACTTAAGATATATCTCTATGATTTCTTTTACCATGAGATGTAGATTTAGTGTTGATCCTGAGCTTAGAAAAATTAACTCTGATGAATTAATTGTTTATGATGTTGAACTATCTGAATTTATTCAGAGGAAAATTACTAGAATAAAGGCAGAGCAGCCCGCTAATTTTTTGACAGATACTGGGATTGTCCAGATCTATGAGAAGCTTAAAAAAGCTAATATTACAGATCCAAAAGTCAGAGCCGAACACATTGAAAAAGCAAAAAAGCCTAAAGCTTAA
- a CDS encoding DUF3578 domain-containing protein, whose amino-acid sequence MKKQKSLKLNPEDAPMLPNELSTIFRNKQKSYKMVLILSLIDEYEESHNLTFPLSKIAERFLAYYRHSSSEGMKVDGPPKSEAANWNSYTLSQTKSLLRTPIDALASILEFNNEQQIISFKPSVISLLNDAVIRELREYALTELDSYNNQLASKEGGSNFSLQDTLTEILNSYLEAKTQSFAAHSMGGLFRQSIPEQIRKLPFIDDNYKIQGSIGQGNWANIPWIAIMDKRVTETTQHGEYIVYLFSEDMQSVYLTLLQGVTLPLRERGKKDGYLYLEQKVNEMRELLPLENMHKDDHIHLTTSGLGRDYQVSTVAYVRYDRDHIPDDEHLLADLENVIDNYKIYVNNVLEKATSEPEEKEQVDSFTIAQRIEHIKAYIQQKGFHYPDGLIENLYLSLKTKPFVILAGVSGTGKTKLVKLFAEALGAKGDNH is encoded by the coding sequence TTGAAAAAGCAAAAAAGCCTAAAGCTTAATCCGGAGGACGCACCAATGTTACCAAACGAACTTTCAACAATATTCCGAAACAAACAAAAGTCTTACAAAATGGTACTGATTCTCTCCCTGATCGACGAATATGAAGAGAGTCATAATCTAACCTTCCCGCTGAGCAAGATTGCTGAGCGGTTTTTAGCTTATTATCGACATAGCAGCAGTGAAGGAATGAAAGTCGATGGACCGCCTAAATCTGAGGCTGCCAACTGGAATAGCTACACGTTAAGCCAGACTAAGTCGTTACTTAGAACACCGATAGATGCATTAGCATCCATACTGGAATTTAACAATGAACAACAAATCATCTCGTTCAAGCCGTCCGTAATAAGTCTGTTAAATGACGCCGTAATACGTGAACTAAGGGAATATGCTCTCACCGAATTGGACAGCTACAATAACCAGTTAGCCTCTAAAGAGGGGGGATCTAATTTCTCTCTTCAGGATACTTTAACTGAAATCTTAAATAGTTACCTGGAAGCTAAAACCCAGTCTTTTGCAGCTCATTCCATGGGCGGTTTATTTAGACAATCTATACCGGAACAAATAAGGAAGCTACCCTTTATTGATGATAACTACAAGATCCAAGGCTCTATTGGTCAGGGTAACTGGGCCAACATTCCTTGGATAGCCATTATGGATAAGCGGGTTACTGAGACTACTCAGCACGGGGAATATATCGTGTATTTGTTTTCCGAGGATATGCAATCGGTCTACCTAACCTTGCTTCAGGGAGTTACCCTTCCTCTAAGAGAACGCGGCAAAAAAGATGGCTATCTATATCTTGAGCAAAAGGTCAACGAGATGCGGGAACTGCTGCCACTCGAGAACATGCACAAGGATGATCACATTCATCTGACAACAAGTGGCCTGGGGCGGGATTATCAGGTATCCACGGTGGCTTATGTACGTTATGACCGAGATCATATCCCTGACGATGAGCATTTATTGGCAGATCTTGAGAATGTGATAGACAATTATAAGATTTATGTTAACAACGTGCTCGAGAAGGCTACATCTGAACCTGAGGAGAAGGAACAAGTGGATTCATTTACCATTGCTCAGCGAATTGAACATATCAAGGCCTATATACAACAGAAAGGGTTTCACTATCCGGATGGGTTAATTGAGAACCTATATTTATCCTTGAAGACCAAGCCTTTTGTTATACTGGCTGGTGTCTCCGGCACAGGGAAAACGAAGCTAGTTAAGCTGTTTGCCGAAGCACTTGGTGCAAAGGGAGATAACCATTAG
- a CDS encoding restriction endonuclease subunit S — MSKWEMVTLNTVCSLITDGTHQTPQYAEKGYMFLSSKNVTTGKINWEDIKYIPEDLHNQLYTRIAPQIGDVLLAKNGTTGIAAVVDKDYVFDIYVSLALLRPKDFILSEFLLHAINNPFTKRKFNRELKGIGVPNLHLRNIRETTIPLPPIETQKHIAKTLDTAAELLAMRKQQLAELDNLIKSTFYDMFGDPVVNTQGWEKILLGDLIKEIKYGTSTPPVFTDSGYCFIRATNIKRGRITENDMKYISEGEATKISKCKLKLGDLIIVRSGVNTGDTCVITEKYLGQYAGYDLIITPNQELLDSYYLNELINTTYMERVVKPLTRRAAQPHLNAEQTKNLPIIVPPIELQTQFATIVTQIEEQKALVKKAIDETQHLFDSLMSEYFE; from the coding sequence GTGAGTAAGTGGGAAATGGTTACTTTAAATACAGTTTGTTCACTTATAACTGATGGAACACATCAAACACCACAATATGCCGAGAAAGGATACATGTTTCTATCTTCTAAAAATGTTACAACAGGTAAAATTAATTGGGAGGATATAAAATATATACCGGAAGATCTTCACAATCAACTTTACACTAGAATAGCACCACAAATTGGAGATGTATTATTAGCTAAGAATGGTACTACGGGTATTGCGGCAGTTGTAGATAAAGATTATGTGTTTGATATTTATGTTAGTTTAGCCTTGTTAAGACCCAAAGACTTTATATTATCAGAGTTCTTGTTACATGCTATTAACAATCCATTTACTAAACGTAAATTCAATAGAGAGTTAAAAGGAATTGGCGTACCTAATCTACATTTGAGAAATATTAGGGAAACAACTATTCCTCTCCCCCCTATTGAAACACAAAAGCATATTGCTAAAACGTTAGACACCGCCGCAGAACTGCTAGCCATGCGCAAACAGCAGCTTGCAGAGCTGGACAACCTTATCAAATCCACCTTTTACGATATGTTCGGTGATCCAGTTGTAAATACGCAAGGTTGGGAGAAAATCTTACTAGGTGATTTAATTAAAGAGATTAAATACGGGACAAGCACACCACCAGTTTTTACGGATAGTGGTTACTGTTTTATACGTGCAACCAATATTAAACGGGGTCGAATTACCGAAAACGATATGAAGTATATATCTGAAGGTGAGGCGACAAAAATTAGCAAGTGTAAGCTTAAACTTGGAGACTTAATAATTGTTAGAAGTGGAGTTAATACAGGGGATACTTGTGTAATAACAGAAAAGTATCTTGGACAATATGCTGGGTACGATTTGATAATCACTCCTAATCAAGAATTATTAGACTCATACTATCTTAATGAATTAATCAACACTACCTACATGGAAAGAGTTGTTAAACCCTTAACTCGCAGGGCTGCTCAACCGCATTTAAATGCAGAGCAGACAAAAAACTTACCTATTATTGTTCCGCCAATCGAACTCCAAACCCAATTCGCCACCATTGTCACTCAAATCGAAGAGCAAAAAGCCCTCGTCAAGAAGGCGATCGACGAAACTCAGCACCTGTTCGACAGTTTAATGAGCGAGTATTTTGAATAA
- a CDS encoding DUF262 domain-containing protein, whose amino-acid sequence MSDQIEFIINEAEMIIDESVDEALEYKYSITSYGADYPVDSLVKRIESNAVFIPNFQRSYVWTLTQASRFIESLLLGLPVPGVFFSKESESQKLLVIDGQQRLKSLQMFYSGKFSGDKEFTLKGVQPSLEGKTYKTLNPEDKIRLDDSIIHATVIKQDEPSDDESSIYHIFERLNTGGTPLHSQEIRACIYHGVFNELLEELRNNVDWLNLYGNPSNRLKDQELILRIIALYFDLDNYKKPLKEFLNKYMAKNRSLNC is encoded by the coding sequence ATGTCCGATCAAATAGAGTTTATTATTAATGAAGCAGAAATGATTATAGATGAATCAGTTGATGAAGCTTTAGAGTATAAATATTCAATTACAAGTTATGGGGCTGACTACCCTGTTGATAGTTTGGTAAAACGCATTGAATCAAATGCAGTGTTTATTCCAAATTTTCAAAGGAGCTATGTCTGGACATTAACTCAGGCATCTAGATTTATTGAATCATTGCTATTAGGGCTCCCTGTACCAGGTGTCTTTTTCTCCAAAGAGTCCGAGTCACAAAAATTACTCGTAATTGATGGACAACAAAGGCTCAAATCTTTGCAAATGTTCTACTCTGGCAAATTTAGCGGAGACAAAGAATTCACTTTAAAAGGAGTTCAGCCTTCCCTAGAGGGTAAAACATATAAAACATTAAATCCTGAGGACAAAATAAGACTGGATGATTCTATAATTCATGCTACTGTAATCAAACAAGATGAACCCTCTGATGATGAGAGTAGCATTTATCATATATTCGAAAGACTTAATACTGGAGGAACACCATTACATTCACAGGAGATTAGGGCATGTATATATCATGGAGTATTTAATGAACTTCTTGAGGAATTAAGAAATAATGTAGATTGGCTTAATCTTTACGGCAACCCAAGTAATAGGCTAAAGGATCAAGAACTCATTTTGCGTATTATAGCTTTATATTTTGACTTAGATAATTATAAAAAGCCTCTTAAAGAATTCTTAAACAAGTACATGGCTAAAAATCGCTCTCTGAACTGTTAA